The Deltaproteobacteria bacterium genome contains the following window.
CTGGCCTATCGTGTGACCAAGGAACGCTTGAACAAGCAGACTGTCTACCATGGTAGCTTCGAGGCCCAGGCCGCCGAGCGGCGCGTGGCCGACTGGCGCGGTGTCACCACCAGTGGCCCCGCGGAAGAGCGCCTCGCTATCCTTGAGCGCTATCGCGTCCGGTTCCTGCTCCAGTGCGGCGGCACCGGCTGGGCCGAGGCGCTGCGGCAACAGCGTCCCGATCGGATCGTCGCGTTGTACCGGGCGGGCAACCTTCACTTGTATGGCGTGCAGCTGAACCAGGCAGGCTGAGGCAGGGCGGGGTTCTAAGGAGGGCACACATGCGCGTGTTGATTGCCGGCATCGATGGATATCTGGGCTGGCCTTTGGCGCTGGCGCTGGCCGCGCGCGGTCACGAGCTGGCGGGGGTGGACTTGTTCCTGCGACGCCGATGGGTGGAGGAAATGGGCAGCCACAGCGCAATCCCGATTGCCTCCATGCACGAGCGTCTGGCCGCCTATCGCGAGCACTTCGGCGCCGCCCTATGGTTTCGCGAAGGTGATTTGCGCGCCCCGGGGTTCGTGCGCCGCGTGTTGGCCGAGTTCCAGCCGGAAGCGGTCGTGCATCTCGGCGAGATGCCCTCGGCCCCTTATTCGATGATTGACGTCGACCACGCCGTCTTCACCCAGACCAACAACATCGTCAGCACGCTCAACCTCCTCTTCGCCTTGCGCGACACATGCCCGGACACCCACCTGGTCAAGCTCGGGACCATGGGTGAGTACGGCACGCCCAACCTCGACATTCCCGAAGGCTTCTTCGAGATCGAGTACCGCGGCCGCCGCGACCGCCTGCCGTTCCCCCGCCAGGCGGGCAGCTGGTACCACCTCAGCAAGGTGCACGACAGCCACAACATCATGTTCGCCTGCCGCACTTGGCAGCTACGCTCGACCGACGTCATGCAGGGCATTGTCTACGGCACTCGCACCCGGCAGATCACCAGCGACGCGCGACTGGGCACGCGCCTCGACTTCGACGAGGCCTTCGGCACCGTGATCAACCGCTTTTGCTGCCAGGCCGTCATCGGCCATCCGATTACGCTCTACGGCGCGGCGCAGCGCCAGCGCGGCTTTCTGCCTCTGCGTGATTCCATTCAATGCCTGACGCTGGCGATCGAGCATCCGCCGGCCACCGGCGAGTATCGGGTTTTCAACCAACTCGAAGCCGTCTACAACCTCTGCCAGCTGGCCGAACGGGTGCAGCGCATCGGCGGTGAATTCGGGCTCGCCGCCGATATTCGGCGCCTCGACAATCCCCGCGTCGAGGCCGAGGCGCACTATTACAACCCCGATCACCAGCACCTGCTCGATCTGGGATACCGCCCGACCCACGACATGGATACCGAGCTGCGGGTGTTACTGGCTGACCTGCTGCCCCAGCGCCAGCGCATCGTGGCCAAGCAGGCCGCGTTAGTTCCCGGCATTCACTGGGACGGCCGGCGCAGGGCCGCCCGTGCGGTTGACGAGGCCGTGCCGGGGCCAGCGGCCAGGCGCCGGCAGGCGAGCTGAAGCGGCCGCCGCTCGCCTTGGCCGCGAGCGCGGCTTTCTGGTATCTCACGCGCGCTGGCTATGGCTGAGGCGGATTCGAGTCCCGAGAGTCGTCTTGTCACCAGGAGCGCGCCACCGCGCCGAGGGCAGCGTCTTGCCCGCTACCTCGAGCTGGTGTGGGTGTTGGCGCGGCGGGATTTCGAGGCGCGCTACCGCGGCAACGTGCTCGGACTGCTCACCGGGCTGGTAATTCCACTGGCGTTCTTGGTGGTCTACAGTTTTGTTTTTTCCAGCATCGCGCCGGTACGGGTGCGTCCCGGCGCTGATCGAGCGGACTATGCCCTGTTCGTGTTCGCCGGCTTGTTGCCGTGGGCGATCCTGGCCGACTGCGCGGCGCGGGCGCCGCGGCTGATTTGCGGCAACGCGCATCTGGTGCGCCGGGTAGCGGTGCCGCTCAGTGCGCTGCCGCTGTCCCTCGTGGTGGCGGCCTACCTCCAGTTCTTGCTTGGTTGCGTGGCCTTGTTTCTGGTCACCTGGCTGATCCGCGGGACGCCGCCGTGGCTGGTGCCGCTGGCGCCGCTGGCGTTGATCGGGCACCTCGCCTTTTGTGCCGGCGTGGTCTGGCTGCTCGCGGCCGTCGGCGCGTTTGTGCGCGACCTCGGCGATGTCGTCGCGCCGGTGCTGGCGATGTGGCTGTTCGTCACCCCCGTGCTGTATCCGGAGAGCAACCTGGCGCCACTGGGTTGGTTGCAGTTCGTCAACCCGGTGTCGCCCCATATCACCATTGCTCGCAACCTGATGTTCGACGGCCAACTGCCTTCGCCCGCTGCGGTCATGACCTCGCTGGGCATCGGCGTGGTCTGTGGGCTGGGCGGCTGGCTGACGTTTCGCACCGTCCGACCCGCTTTTGCCGATGTGGTCTGATGGACGGTCCGGCAATCGAGGTGGTCAACGCCGCCAAGGTGTACCGCATCTACCGCCACCCGCTCGATCGCATCTGGCAGCGGCTGACGGGCAAGCGCTTGTGCACCGACGTATGGGCGCTGCGCGAGGTGACGCTGTCGGTACCGCACGGGGTGACTTACGGCGTTGTCGGCCGCAATGGCTCAGGGAAATCGACGCTGCTGCAAGTGTTGGCCGGAACCGTCACCCTGACCTCGGGCCGAGCCCAGGCGCACGGGCGGGTCAGCGCCGTGCTGGAACTCGGCGCCGGCTTCAACCCCGAGTTCTCCGGCACTGAGAACGCCGCCATCGGCGGCTTGCTCGCCGGCCTATCGCGCCGCGAGATGGCCGGCCGCATGGCGGCAGTGCGCGCCTTCGCGGATATCGGCGAGGCGTTCGACCGGCCGCTCAAGACCTATTCCAGCGGCATGATCGCGCGTCTGGCCTTTGCCACGGCTATCAGCGTCGATCCGGAAATATTGCTGATCGACGAAGTGCTGGCGGTTGGCGACGCGTTTTTTCAGCAGCGCTGCATGCGCCGGCTGCGGGAGCTACAGCTGGCCGGTGTGACCATCATCTTCGTCACCCACGACTACAACGCGGTCACCAGCTTATGCGGCCGGGCCGCCTGGTTGCACCAAGGAGAGCTGATGGCCGAAGGCGAGCCCGAGCGTGTCGTGCGCGAGTACCTCGGCTCGCGTGTGGTTGAGGACACCGGCGCCCTCGACGTCACCGCGCCGCCGCCGCTGGTACTCACCGATGAGGTGGCACCGGCGTTGGAAATCCCGCATATCGATCATCGCTACGGCTCAGGCGAAGGTGAAGTCCTGGGCATCGCGCTCGACACCGACGGCGGCGTGCAGCCGGGCAGCTACTGCCGGGTGCGCATCACGGCGCGGGCAGTGCAGCCGATCGCCCAGCCGATCCTTGGGTTCACCATGCGCAACCGCTTCGGCGAAATAGTCACCGCCACCAACTCTCTTTACCAAGGCATCGCCGTGCCGGCGCTGCAGCCGGGAGACAGGTTGACGGTGAGCTTCGAGTTCAACTGGCCGGCGCTAGCTGCCAGCCACTATTCCCTTTCACCGGCGCTCTCGGCCGGCAC
Protein-coding sequences here:
- a CDS encoding NAD-dependent epimerase/dehydratase family protein yields the protein MRVLIAGIDGYLGWPLALALAARGHELAGVDLFLRRRWVEEMGSHSAIPIASMHERLAAYREHFGAALWFREGDLRAPGFVRRVLAEFQPEAVVHLGEMPSAPYSMIDVDHAVFTQTNNIVSTLNLLFALRDTCPDTHLVKLGTMGEYGTPNLDIPEGFFEIEYRGRRDRLPFPRQAGSWYHLSKVHDSHNIMFACRTWQLRSTDVMQGIVYGTRTRQITSDARLGTRLDFDEAFGTVINRFCCQAVIGHPITLYGAAQRQRGFLPLRDSIQCLTLAIEHPPATGEYRVFNQLEAVYNLCQLAERVQRIGGEFGLAADIRRLDNPRVEAEAHYYNPDHQHLLDLGYRPTHDMDTELRVLLADLLPQRQRIVAKQAALVPGIHWDGRRRAARAVDEAVPGPAARRRQAS
- a CDS encoding ABC transporter permease, whose protein sequence is MAEADSSPESRLVTRSAPPRRGQRLARYLELVWVLARRDFEARYRGNVLGLLTGLVIPLAFLVVYSFVFSSIAPVRVRPGADRADYALFVFAGLLPWAILADCAARAPRLICGNAHLVRRVAVPLSALPLSLVVAAYLQFLLGCVALFLVTWLIRGTPPWLVPLAPLALIGHLAFCAGVVWLLAAVGAFVRDLGDVVAPVLAMWLFVTPVLYPESNLAPLGWLQFVNPVSPHITIARNLMFDGQLPSPAAVMTSLGIGVVCGLGGWLTFRTVRPAFADVV
- a CDS encoding ABC transporter ATP-binding protein; this translates as MDGPAIEVVNAAKVYRIYRHPLDRIWQRLTGKRLCTDVWALREVTLSVPHGVTYGVVGRNGSGKSTLLQVLAGTVTLTSGRAQAHGRVSAVLELGAGFNPEFSGTENAAIGGLLAGLSRREMAGRMAAVRAFADIGEAFDRPLKTYSSGMIARLAFATAISVDPEILLIDEVLAVGDAFFQQRCMRRLRELQLAGVTIIFVTHDYNAVTSLCGRAAWLHQGELMAEGEPERVVREYLGSRVVEDTGALDVTAPPPLVLTDEVAPALEIPHIDHRYGSGEGEVLGIALDTDGGVQPGSYCRVRITARAVQPIAQPILGFTMRNRFGEIVTATNSLYQGIAVPALQPGDRLTVSFEFNWPALAASHYSLSPALSAGTLDQHRICDWIDNALIVESSDPGGRYGWLRLTDVSVKVALRPAAGPSAPPRSSAAIGG